The following are encoded together in the Coffea arabica cultivar ET-39 chromosome 1c, Coffea Arabica ET-39 HiFi, whole genome shotgun sequence genome:
- the LOC113700445 gene encoding uncharacterized protein isoform X1, whose protein sequence is MDHESKGRTWIGNIYHKFEAICQDVDDFVTKDNAKYVKNQVQTVGESMRTLYSNVVLDFQSSLEDIKQAKVQSGTIAQNNALGNNTKYILADKDKQRHASERGSSKEQDKVDFGSCDPDEVDHLGQLSPPPSADFSQVVEKDLHRREMSDAAFHNKIEMVLEENVKREDYLPTSNLNYPTDENSSELPLYWREQHQPTDNLEFPVDNYLYGPLDTFNEGDQRKSFQAEFSPKVLVEDVELRTSGEDYMKCNGTDVSEETETYLVFEQDGENAISKESKICAEDNDTVQERPASEHATSSEAKNLWELLWTQEQPDCYDSYALKDRSTPMRCSTDDDKKSSDLGKCSPEILVPNNVLGIDPVEHLADSNADPAEEAVKNLALDHNGSVGSTKHGMGLEENGRKENLVVDDRSYSSYGSSFDFSSHPREKHSKAADSNSLLDKGLCESLHASMNDEYWPTIQAKSSPETSLNDEGLRASEEEEGECNRPSCSNETETESDFSLDGYCSCMSSNFDVEENGFGEKHAAPEVLGCPGHNSIFESYLCSSKLQVENDDFSSQNGESSPGLSPISRKEDHIITNSANFSPISSVNDAGVRAFLKNETICNSLSDVLSTNLSSELVSSDTCWELEVAQTESSNYTASTELLDLLELPQANSSQKIEEVCFDDTDSTDCSSALSSISCASFSGLTSGNTAVSGMPAFPMTTYQQPFTGIFDDSVNDIDDAEMETIDLSDEVKVEDSCVVMDNEILHAVSCRPRKFRSFKKLIQEAFASRRRLIKEYEQLSIRFGDIEADTSFHSELFLSPYMPSASRPSQAHDLGESEWELL, encoded by the exons ATGGATCACGAGTCCAAAGGTAGAACATGGATTGGGAACATATACCACAAGTTTGAGGCTATCTGCCAGGACGTTGATGATTTTGTGACTAAG GACAATGCTAAATATGTAAAGAATCAAGTGCAAACAGTTGGTGAAAGCATGAGAACATTATATTCTAATGTGGTGCTTGATTTTCAATCTTCTTTGGAGGATATTAAACAAGCTAAAGTTCAGTCGGGGACCATTGCACAAAATAATGCTCTAGGGAACAATACTAAATATATACTAGCTGACAAAGATAAGCAGAGACATGCCAGTGAAAGGGGATCATCTAAGGAGCAGGATAAAGTTGATTTTGGAAGTTGTGATCCAGATGAAGTGGACCATCTGGGACAGCTCAGCCCTCCACCTTCTGCAGATTTTTCCCAAGTAGTAGAAAAGGACTTGCACAGGAGAGAAATGAGTGATGCTGCTTTCCACAATAAAATAGAGATGGTTCTTGAGGAGAATGTCAAAAGAGAGGATTATTTACCAACTAGTAACTTGAATTATCCTACAGATGAAAATTCATCTGAATTACCATTATATTGGAGGGAGCAGCATCAACCAACTGATAATTTGGAGTTTCCTGTTGATAATTATTTATATGGGCCATTAGACACTTTTAATGAAGGAGATCAGAGAAAGAGCTTCCAGGCTGAGTTTTCTCCAAAGGTTTTAGTTGAGGATGTGGAGCTTAGAACATCTGGGGAGGACTATATGAAATGCAATGGTACAGATGTTTCTGAAGAAACAGAAACTTACTTGGTTTTTGAACAAGATGGTGAAAATGCAATCAGCAAGGAGTCAAAGATATGTGCTGAAGACAATGACACAGTTCAGGAGCGTCCAGCCTCTGAGCATGCAACTTCTTCTGAGGCTAAGAATTTGTGGGAGTTATTATGGACACAGGAGCAGCCAGATTGTTATGATTCTTATGCTTTGAAAGACAGAAGTACACCCATGAGATGTTCAACTGATGATGATAAAAAATCTAGTGATCTGGGGAAATGTTCTCCAGAAATTTTGGTTCCTAATAATGTGCTTGGAATTGATCCAGTTGAACATTTAGCAGATAGTAATGCAGATCCTGCTGAGGAAGCAGTAAAAAACCTGGCTTTAGATCATAATGGCTCTGTAGGATCCACAAAACATGGTATGGGTCTTGAAGAGAATGGCAGAAAGGAGAATCTGGTGGTTGATGACAGAAGTTACTCTAGTTATGGAAGTTCATTCGATTTTTCATCACATCCAAGGGAGAAGCATTCTAAGGCTGCGGACTCAAATTCTCTGCTGGATAAAGGTTTGTGTGAATCATTACATGCTTCCATGAATGATGAATATTGGCCAACCATTCAGGCAAAGTCATCACCAGAAACTTCACTTAATGATGAAGGGCTCAGAGCTTCTGAAGAAGAAGAGGGAGAATGTAATAGGCCGTCTTGTTCTAATGAAACTGAAACTGAATCTGACTTTTCTTTAGATGGATACTGCTCATGCATGTCCTCTAATTTCGATGTTGAGGAGAATGGCTTTGGGGAGAAACATGCAGCTCCAGAAGTTTTAGGGTGTCCTGGACATAATAGTATATTTGAGTCATACTTATGTTCAAGCAAGCTGCAAGTGGAAAATGACGACTTCAGTTCTCAAAATGGTGAAAGTTCACCTGGATTGTCACCAATTTCTAGGAAAGAAGACCATATAATTACAAACTCTGCCAATTTTTCACCCATTAGTTCAGTTAATGATGCTGGGGTTAGAGCCTTCCTGAAGAATGAGACAATATGCAATTCACTTTCAGATGTTTTGAGCACCAACCTATCATCTGAACTGGTTTCTTCAGATACTTGTTGGGAGCTTGAAGTAGCTCAGACAGAATCTTCAAATTATACTGCATCAACCGAACTTTTGGATCTGCTAGAACTTCCACAGGCAAATTCTAGTCAGAAAATAGAGGAAGTCTGTTTTGATGACACTGATTCCACTGATTGTTCGTCAGCACTCTCCAGCATTTCCTGTGCATCCTTCTCTGGTTTGACCTCTGGTAACACAGCTGTAAGTGGGATGCCTGCTTTCCCTATGACTACCTATCAACAACCCTTCACAG GGATCTTTGATGACTCTGTTAATGATATTGATGATGCCGAAATGGAGACAATCGATCTGTCTGATGAAGTAAAAGTTGAGGACAGTTGTGTTGTCATGGATAATGAAATACTCCATGCTGTCTCATGCAGACCAAGAAAATTTAGATCATTCaag AAACTGATTCAGGAGGCTTTTGCTTCGAGAAGGAGATTAATCAAGGAGTATGAGCAGTTGTCAATTCGATTTGGTGACATTGAGGCAGATACCAGCTTCCATTCAGAGCTGTTTCTTTCACCTTACATGCCATCTGCATCAAGACCTTCACAAGCACATGATTTGGGTGAGTCAGAGTGGGAGCTTCTGTAA
- the LOC113700445 gene encoding uncharacterized protein isoform X2, producing MDHESKGRTWIGNIYHKFEAICQDVDDFVTKDNAKYVKNQVQTVGESMRTLYSNVVLDFQSSLEDIKQAKVQSGTIAQNNALGNNTKYILADKDKQRHASERGSSKEQDKVDFGSCDPDEVDHLGQLSPPPSADFSQVVEKDLHRREMSDAAFHNKIEMVLEENVKREDYLPTSNLNYPTDENSSELPLYWREQHQPTDNLEFPVDNYLYGPLDTFNEGDQRKSFQAEFSPKVLVEDVELRTSGEDYMKCNGTDVSEETETYLVFEQDGENAISKESKICAEDNDTVQERPASEHATSSEAKNLWELLWTQEQPDCYDSYALKDRSTPMRCSTDDDKKSSDLGKCSPEILVPNNVLGIDPVEHLADSNADPAEEAVKNLALDHNGSVGSTKHGMGLEENGRKENLVVDDRSYSSYGSSFDFSSHPREKHSKAADSNSLLDKGLCESLHASMNDEYWPTIQAKSSPETSLNDEGLRASEEEEGECNRPSCSNETETESDFSLDGYCSCMSSNFDVEENGFGEKHAAPEVLGCPGHNSIFESYLCSSKLQVENDDFSSQNGESSPGLSPISRKEDHIITNSANFSPISSVNDAGVRAFLKNETICNSLSDVLSTNLSSELVSSDTCWELEVAQTESSNYTASTELLDLLELPQANSSQKIEEVCFDDTDSTDCSSALSSISCASFSGLTSGNTAGSLMTLLMILMMPKWRQSICLMK from the exons ATGGATCACGAGTCCAAAGGTAGAACATGGATTGGGAACATATACCACAAGTTTGAGGCTATCTGCCAGGACGTTGATGATTTTGTGACTAAG GACAATGCTAAATATGTAAAGAATCAAGTGCAAACAGTTGGTGAAAGCATGAGAACATTATATTCTAATGTGGTGCTTGATTTTCAATCTTCTTTGGAGGATATTAAACAAGCTAAAGTTCAGTCGGGGACCATTGCACAAAATAATGCTCTAGGGAACAATACTAAATATATACTAGCTGACAAAGATAAGCAGAGACATGCCAGTGAAAGGGGATCATCTAAGGAGCAGGATAAAGTTGATTTTGGAAGTTGTGATCCAGATGAAGTGGACCATCTGGGACAGCTCAGCCCTCCACCTTCTGCAGATTTTTCCCAAGTAGTAGAAAAGGACTTGCACAGGAGAGAAATGAGTGATGCTGCTTTCCACAATAAAATAGAGATGGTTCTTGAGGAGAATGTCAAAAGAGAGGATTATTTACCAACTAGTAACTTGAATTATCCTACAGATGAAAATTCATCTGAATTACCATTATATTGGAGGGAGCAGCATCAACCAACTGATAATTTGGAGTTTCCTGTTGATAATTATTTATATGGGCCATTAGACACTTTTAATGAAGGAGATCAGAGAAAGAGCTTCCAGGCTGAGTTTTCTCCAAAGGTTTTAGTTGAGGATGTGGAGCTTAGAACATCTGGGGAGGACTATATGAAATGCAATGGTACAGATGTTTCTGAAGAAACAGAAACTTACTTGGTTTTTGAACAAGATGGTGAAAATGCAATCAGCAAGGAGTCAAAGATATGTGCTGAAGACAATGACACAGTTCAGGAGCGTCCAGCCTCTGAGCATGCAACTTCTTCTGAGGCTAAGAATTTGTGGGAGTTATTATGGACACAGGAGCAGCCAGATTGTTATGATTCTTATGCTTTGAAAGACAGAAGTACACCCATGAGATGTTCAACTGATGATGATAAAAAATCTAGTGATCTGGGGAAATGTTCTCCAGAAATTTTGGTTCCTAATAATGTGCTTGGAATTGATCCAGTTGAACATTTAGCAGATAGTAATGCAGATCCTGCTGAGGAAGCAGTAAAAAACCTGGCTTTAGATCATAATGGCTCTGTAGGATCCACAAAACATGGTATGGGTCTTGAAGAGAATGGCAGAAAGGAGAATCTGGTGGTTGATGACAGAAGTTACTCTAGTTATGGAAGTTCATTCGATTTTTCATCACATCCAAGGGAGAAGCATTCTAAGGCTGCGGACTCAAATTCTCTGCTGGATAAAGGTTTGTGTGAATCATTACATGCTTCCATGAATGATGAATATTGGCCAACCATTCAGGCAAAGTCATCACCAGAAACTTCACTTAATGATGAAGGGCTCAGAGCTTCTGAAGAAGAAGAGGGAGAATGTAATAGGCCGTCTTGTTCTAATGAAACTGAAACTGAATCTGACTTTTCTTTAGATGGATACTGCTCATGCATGTCCTCTAATTTCGATGTTGAGGAGAATGGCTTTGGGGAGAAACATGCAGCTCCAGAAGTTTTAGGGTGTCCTGGACATAATAGTATATTTGAGTCATACTTATGTTCAAGCAAGCTGCAAGTGGAAAATGACGACTTCAGTTCTCAAAATGGTGAAAGTTCACCTGGATTGTCACCAATTTCTAGGAAAGAAGACCATATAATTACAAACTCTGCCAATTTTTCACCCATTAGTTCAGTTAATGATGCTGGGGTTAGAGCCTTCCTGAAGAATGAGACAATATGCAATTCACTTTCAGATGTTTTGAGCACCAACCTATCATCTGAACTGGTTTCTTCAGATACTTGTTGGGAGCTTGAAGTAGCTCAGACAGAATCTTCAAATTATACTGCATCAACCGAACTTTTGGATCTGCTAGAACTTCCACAGGCAAATTCTAGTCAGAAAATAGAGGAAGTCTGTTTTGATGACACTGATTCCACTGATTGTTCGTCAGCACTCTCCAGCATTTCCTGTGCATCCTTCTCTGGTTTGACCTCTGGTAACACAGCT GGATCTTTGATGACTCTGTTAATGATATTGATGATGCCGAAATGGAGACAATCGATCTGTCTGATGAAGTAA